A genome region from Setaria italica strain Yugu1 chromosome III, Setaria_italica_v2.0, whole genome shotgun sequence includes the following:
- the LOC101757167 gene encoding pre-mRNA-splicing factor ATP-dependent RNA helicase DEAH1-like — translation MATASEGGEGQLKTWVSDRLMALLGYSQGIVLRLVLRLARECASAGDLAARLVDLGGFPSSPDTAAFAADVYGRLPRPSKQGAAGVGEYQRQVQDAAALARKQSEFKLLNDDVDDEDAGVAAASCNSSSGKRFRKKGVTHDHEDEEEGAALSDSDRKVRRRRCPESDEDAGDTDEEEEMRRDQADRAQLERNIRARDEASTRKLMDRKPSKREQDERARRSEAMDRGDTSELRRSSRRAYLEMRKKKKVEELRDEIVDDELLFGGVRQTDAEERELKRKKEIYGLVHGRASQEEEGAGDYYRMPDAYDDAANVDQGRRFSVARRRHDDDADAGGGKGRAFSEESWEEQQIRKSHLQFGAKDRGHASDEYELVFDDAIEFVKSLAMAGTEPEDDTDELAEEIDAKVMLQMELQDQRKTLPVYKFKDELLKAIADHQIIIVVGETGSGKTTQIPQYLHEAGYTANGRKIACTQPRRVAAMSVAARVAQEMGVKLGHEVGYSIRFEDCTSEKTVVKYMTDGMLLREFLGEPDLGSYGVVIVDEAHERSISTDILLGLVKDVARFRPDLKLLISSATLNADKFSDFFDMAPVFKIPGRRYKVDIHYTVAPEADYVDAAVATVLQLHVTQPSGDILLFLTGQEEIETVEEILRRRTRGLGTKIAELVICPIYANLPTELQAKIFEPAPPGARKVVLATNIAETSLTIDGISYVVDPGFCKVKSYSPRTGTESLLVQPISKASADQRAGRSGRTGPGKCFRLFTEHSYNKDMEDETVPEIQRSNLASVVLSLKALGINDLVSFDFMDPPASEGLLRALEDLFALGALNSRGELTKTGRRMAELPLDPMLAKAIVASERYGCSEELLTVASMLSAGNAVFYRPKDRALVADAARQRFNAGGNAGDHVALLNVYTEWEQSGHSAQWCLDHFVQSRTMRRARDVREQLEALMERVEIERRSCAGDLDTVRKAITAGFFRNTAQRRRDGFYRTLKSWRTVFVHPSSGMARVVPPPRWVVYHELVETTKEYMRQVTELKPEWLLEIAPHYYQESNLNKPEPKKAKAHVQGAAVAAEKPSLSLKDFFNV, via the coding sequence ATGGCCACGGCCTCGGAGGGCGGCGAGGGGCAGCTCAAGACGTGGGTCTCGGACCGGCTTATGGCGCTGCTCGGGTACTCCCAGGGCATCGTGCTCCGGCTCGTGCTCCGGCTCGCGCGGGAGTGCGCCTCCGCGGGGGACCTCGCGGCGCGGCTGGTCGACCTCGGCGGGttcccctcctcccccgacACAGCCGCCTTCGCCGCGGACGTCTACGGAAGGCTGCCGCGCCCCAGCAAGCAGGGCGCGGCGGGGGTCGGCGAGTACCAGAGGCAGGTgcaggacgcggcggcgctggcgaggaAGCAGAGCGAGTTCAAGCTGCTCAACGATGACGTCGACGACGAGGATGCTGGCGTCGCCGCGGCGTCCTGTAACAGCAGCAGCGGGAAGCGTTTCAGGAAGAAGGGCGTGACCCATGACCATGAGGACGAAGAGGAGGGGGCCGCATTGTCCGATTCTGATCGGAAggtgcgccggcggcggtgcccggAGTCggacgaggacgccggcgatactgacgaggaggaagagatgaGGCGTGATCAGGCTGACAGGGCCCAGCTCGAACGGAACATCCGGGCGCGCGATGAGGCGAGCACGAGGAAACTGATGGACCGGAAGCCGTCCAAGCGCGAGCAGGACGAGAGAGCTCGCCGGTCCGAGGCGATGGACAGGGGCGACACCTCGGAGCTCAGGCGGTCCTCCCGTCGCGCGTACCTGGAGATGcgtaagaagaagaaggtggaggaGTTGCGGGACGAGATCGTCGACGACGAGCTCTTGTTCGGCGGCGTCAGACAGACGGACGCCGAGGAGAGGGAGTTGAAGCGCAAGAAGGAAATCTACGGCCTTGTCCACGGCCGAGCCAgtcaagaagaggaaggcgcCGGCGACTACTACAGGATGCCTGACGCCTACGACGACGCCGCGAACGTGGACCAGGGGAGGAGGTTCTCGGTGGCGAGACGGCggcacgacgacgacgctgaTGCGGGAGGCGGCAAGGGGAGGGCTTTCTCGGAGGAGTCCTGGGAAGAGCAGCAGATCAGGAAGTCCCATCTGCAGTTTGGAGCGAAGGATCGCGGCCACGCCAGTGATGAATACGAGCTCGTGTTCGATGACGCCATCGAGTTCGTCAAGTCCTTGGCGATGGCTGGAACCGAGCCGGAGGATGACACGGACGAACTGGCGGAGGAAATTGATGCCAAGGTCATGTTGCAGATGGAGCTCCAAGACCAGAGGAAGACTCTCCCTGTGTACAAGTTCAAGGACGAGCTCCTCAAGGCCATTGCCGACCATCAGATTATCATTGTCGTCGGAGAGACCGGCTCCGGTAAGACGACGCAGATACCACAGTATCTTCACGAGGCCGGGTACACCGCCAATGGGCGGAAGATCGCGTGCACTCAGCCACGCCGCGTGGCCGCGATGAGCGTGGCGGCGAGGGTCGCGCAGGAGATGGGCGTCAAACTCGGCCACGAGGTCGGGTACTCTATCCGCTTCGAGGACTGCACGTCGGAGAAGACGGTGGTCAAGTACATGACCGACGGGATGCTGCTACGCGAGTTCCTTGGCGAGCCTGACCTGGGCAGCTACGGCGTCGTGATCGTGGACGAGGCGCACGAGCGCTCCATCTCCACGGACATCCTCCTCGGCCTCGTCAAGGACGTCGCCCGCTTCCGGCCGGACCTGAAGCTGCTCATCTCCAGCGCTACGCTCAACGCGGACAAGTTCAGCGACTTCTTCGACATGGCGCCGGTGTTCAAGATCCCCGGGAGGCGGTACAAGGTGGACATCCACTACACGGTGGCGCCGGAGGCCGACTACGTGGACGCGGCCGTGGCCACGGTGCTGCAGCTGCACGTCACGCAGCCCTCCGGAGACATCCTGCTGTTCCTCACGGGGCAGGAAGAGATCGAGACGGTGGAGGAGATCCTCCGGCGCCGGACAAGGGGGCTGGGCACCAAGATCGCGGAGCTGGTGATCTGCCCCATCTACGCGAACCTGCCGACGGAGCTCCAGGCCAAGATCTTcgagccggcgccgccgggcgcgcggaAGGTGGTGCTCGCCACCAACATCGCCGAGACGTCGCTGACCATCGACGGGATCAGCTACGTGGTCGACCCGGGGTTCTGCAAGGTGAAGTCGTACAGCCCGCGCACGGGTACCGAATCGCTGCTCGTCCAGCCTATCTCCAAGGCGTCGGCCGACCAGCGCGCCGGCCGGTCGGGGCGCACCGGCCCCGGCAAGTGTTTCCGCCTATTCACGGAGCACAGCTACAACAAGGACATGGAGGACGAGACGGTCCCCGAGATCCAGCGGAGCAACCTGGCCAGCGTGGTGCTCTCGCTCAAGGCGCTGGGGATCAACGACTTGGTGAGCTTCGACTTCATGGACCCGCCGGCGTCGGAGGGTCTCCTCAGGGCGCTGGAGGACCTCTTCGCCCTCGGCGCGCTCAACAGCCGCGGCGAACTGACCAAGACTGGGCGGCGGATGGCGGAGCTCCCGCTCGACCCCATGCTGGCCAAGGCGATCGTGGCGTCGGAGCGGTACGGGTGCTCTGAGGAGTTGCTCACCGTCGCGTCCATGCTGTCGGCCGGGAACGCCGTCTTCTACCGGCCCAAGGACAGGGCGCTGGTCGCCGACGCCGCACGGCAGCGCTTCAACGCGGGAGGCAACGCCGGGGACCACGTCGCGCTGCTCAACGTGTACACCGAGTGGGAGCAGTCCGGGCACTCGGCGCAGTGGTGCCTCGACCACTTCGTGCAGTCGCGCACCATGCGGCGCGCGCGGGACGTGCGGGAGCAGCTGGAGGCGCTGATGGAGAGGGTGGAGATCGAGCGCCGGTCCTGCGCCGGCGACCTCGACACGGTCAGGAAGGCCATCACGGCGGGGTTCTTCCGCAACACCGCGCAGCGGCGGAGGGACGGGTTCTACCGGACCCTCAAGAGCTGGCGGACGGTGTTCGTGCACCCGAGCTCCGGGATGGCGCGGGTGGTCCCGCCGCCGCGTTGGGTGGTGTACCACGAGCTGGTGGAGAcgaccaaggagtacatgagGCAGGTGACGGAGCTCAAGCCGGAGTGGCTGCTGGAGATCGCGCCGCACTACTACCAGGAAAGCAACCTCAACAAGCCGGAGCCGAAGAAGGCCAAAGCGCATGTGCAGGGTGCCGCAGTAGCCGCGGAGAAGCCGAGTCTGAGTCTTAAGGACTTTTTCAATGTGTAG
- the LOC101753774 gene encoding cyclin-dependent kinase C-2, with protein MAVAAPGQLNLDESPSWGSRSVDCFEKLEQIGEGTYGQVFMAKETETKEIVALKKIRMDNEREGFPITAIREIKILKKLHHDNVINLKEIVTSPGPERDEQGNQIEGNMYKGSIYMVFEYMDHDLTGLSDRPGMQFTIPQIKCYMRQLLFGLHYCHINQVLHRDIKGSNLLIDNHGILKLADFGLARSFSNDHNAHLTNRVITLWYRPPELLLGSTKYGLAVDMWSVGCIFAELLSGKPILPGKNEPEQLTKIFELCGTPDELNWPGVTKMPWYNNFKPSRPIKRRVKEAFKHFDRHALDLLEKMLTLDPSQRISAKDALDAEYFWTDPRPADPHTLPKYESSHEFQTKKKRQQQRQAEEAAKRQKIQHPQPHARLPPIQQSGQPHSQIRTGQPMNNPHPSMAAGPSHHYAKPRGPGGPNRYPQGGSQGGGYPNRGGQGGGYSSGPCPQQSRGPPPYPGGGMGGTGGSRGGSGSGFGVGPNYQQAGPYGASGPGRGPNYHQQGGSRNQQQYGNWQ; from the exons atggcggtggcggcgccggggcaGCTAAACCTCGACGAGTCGCCGTCGTGGGGCTCCCGCAGCGTCGACTGCTTCGAGAAGCTCGAGCAGATCGGGGAGGGCACCTACGG GCAAGTGTTCATGGCGAAGGAGACGgagacgaaggaaatcgtgGCGCTCAAGAAGATCCGCATGGACAACGAGCGAGAGGGC TTCCCTATCACGGCCATCCGCGAGATTAAAATCCTCAAGAAGCTGCACCACGACAACGTCATCAATCTCAAAGAGATTGTCACCTCGCCAG GGCCAGAGAGAGATGAGCAGGGGAATCAAA TTGAGGGCAACATGTACAAGGGGAGCATTTACATGGTCTTCGAGTACATGGATCATGACTTGACAGGGCTATCGGACAGGCCTGGAATGCAGTTCACCATACCACAGATTAAG TGCTACATGAGGCAACTCCTTTTTGGCCTTCACTACTGTCATATCAATCAAGTTCTGCATCGAGATATTAAAG GATCTAATCTCTTGATAGACAATCATGGTATCTTAAAGCTTGCTGATTTTGGCCTGGCAAGATCATTTTCAAATGATCACAATGCGCACCTCACTAACCGTGTGATCACCTTGTGGTACAG GCCTCCAGAGTTGTTGTTAGGAAGCACAAAATATGGGCTGGCAGTTGACATGTGGTCTGTGGGTTGTATTTTTGCAGAGCTTCTTTCTGGAAAGCCTATATTGCCTGGAAAGAATGAG CCAGAGCAGCTGACCAAAATATTTGAACTTTGTGGCACGCCTGATGAGTTGAACTGGCCGGGTGTCACAAAAATGCCATGGTATAATAATTTCAAGCCTTCTCGCCCAATTAAGAGACGTGTTAAGGAGGCTTTTAAGCA TTTTGACCGGCATGCTCTGGATCTGCTGGAGAAGATGTTAACGCTGGATCCATCACAG AGGATATCGGCAAAAGATGCACTTGATGCAGAGTACTTTTGGACTGATCCCCGACCAGCTGATCCTCACAC CTTGCCAAAGTACGAATCATCACATGAATTCCAAACTAAGAAAAAACGTCAACAGCAGCGGCAAGCTGAAGAAGCAGCAAAGCGGCAAAAAATACAGCATCCTCAACCACATGCTCGTTTGCCACCAATTCAACAATCAGGCCAACCACATTCACAAATCAGGACAGGCCAACCTATGAACAACCCCCATCCTTCAATGGCAGCTGGGCCAAGCCATCACTATGCAAAGCCCCGAGGGCCAGGAGGGCCAAACAGGTACCCACAGGGTGGAAGCCAAGGTGGAGGATACCCAAATCGTGGAGGGCAAGGCGGTGGCTACAGCAGTGGCCCTTGTCCTCAACAAAGCAGAGGACCACCTCCATACCCTGGTGGCGGGATGGGCGGAACGGGTGGCTCAAGGGGTGGAAGTGGCAGTGGCTTTGGAGTTGGACCAAATTATCAGCAGGCTGGCCCTTATGGTGCATCGGGTCCAGGCAGAGGGCCTAACTATCATCAACAAGGTGGTTCTCGCAACCAGCAGCAGTACGGAAACTGGCAATAG